The genomic segment CCCCCGATGTTGAGGTGGTAGATCTTGGTGCCCGCGGCCTTCGCACGATCGGCGTAAGGGACGAGGCGGCGGATCGGGCTCGCGGGGACGGCAAGGCCGCGGCGGGAGAGGCCGGGCTGCGTCTTCATCGCCATGCTGCACCTCCGATGCGGGACGATGGCAGGGTAATCTCGGAGCGGCATCTCCACAAGGACCGCGGAGCGACGCTTGCGGTGGGTTCTGCCGCGGGACCTGACAGCCCGGTGACTGAGCGTCTGAAGCCGGCCCATGTGGCAGTTTTTCTGTGCGTCACGATGGCAGTGGTTCCTGTTCGGCGCTCGCGAGTGTACACGTGTACAATCTCCAAGTCCTACTCGATTAGTCACTTCGGGAGTTGGTCGCGCTTTGGCAGGCCGGTTGCTGTAGCCCGGCCGAGCATGTGAACCCCCCAACCCCCGAGCCCGCAGGCTCGAGCCGAATCAGGAGGAGCCGAGATGACTCTCATCAAGTGGAAGCCCCAGTACGCCGCCATGAACGACATCGACCGTCTGTGGAGCGAGTTCTTGAGTGCCCCCGTGGGCTGCGCCACCTGTGAGCCCGAAGCCCAGGTGCACTGGAGCCCGCGCGTCGACATCGTCGAGACGGACAAGCAGTACGAGATCCACGTCGAGCTGCCCGGTCTCGAGAAGAGCGATCTCAGCCTCAAGGTGGAGGACGGCCTGCTCGTTCTGAGCGGTGAGCGCAAGAGCGTCGCCGAGGAGAAGGAGCGCCGCTTCCGCCGGGTGGAGCGCCTCTACGGCCGCTTCGAGCGCAGCTTCCGGCTGCCGAAGGAGGCCGACGCGGAGAAGATCGAGGCCGAGTTCAAGAACGGCCTTCTGATGATCAGCATCGCCAAGGCCGCGCAGGTGGCCGGCCGCGAGATCCAGGTCCGCTAGTCATACCCCCCTCAAGCGGGGCCTCCCGCGCCGTGGCCTGGCCCGGCGTGAGAGGCCCCGCGCCTCTTTGGGCCTCGCCCGCGCGGCGGCCCCGGCGGGGCTTGCCTTCCCGGGGGCCTTCCGCTACATTGGCATCCGCTTTCGGGGCCGCTA from the bacterium genome contains:
- a CDS encoding Hsp20/alpha crystallin family protein, with amino-acid sequence MTLIKWKPQYAAMNDIDRLWSEFLSAPVGCATCEPEAQVHWSPRVDIVETDKQYEIHVELPGLEKSDLSLKVEDGLLVLSGERKSVAEEKERRFRRVERLYGRFERSFRLPKEADAEKIEAEFKNGLLMISIAKAAQVAGREIQVR